A genomic window from Pseudomonas leptonychotis includes:
- the pdxH gene encoding pyridoxamine 5'-phosphate oxidase → MTQTLADMRRDYTRDGLSEAHAPAEPFALFEQWFADAVKTEQLPVEPNAMTLATVDAEGRPHCRVLLLKGLDARGFTFFSNYDSAKGQHLAANPFAAMTFFWPSLERQVRIEGRVERVSAEECDAYFQVRPLGSRLGAWASPQSRVIADRAELEGLLAETEQRFLDRAPHCPPHWGGYRLLPERIEFWQGRSSRLHDRLNFRLQGSTWLRERLAP, encoded by the coding sequence ATGACACAAACCCTGGCTGATATGCGCCGTGATTACACCCGTGATGGCTTGAGCGAGGCCCACGCGCCGGCTGAGCCTTTTGCGTTATTCGAGCAATGGTTTGCCGATGCGGTGAAGACCGAGCAACTGCCGGTCGAGCCCAATGCCATGACCCTGGCGACTGTCGATGCTGAGGGTCGTCCGCATTGTCGAGTGCTGCTGCTTAAAGGCTTAGATGCTCGCGGCTTCACCTTCTTCAGCAACTATGACAGCGCCAAAGGCCAACACCTGGCCGCCAACCCCTTTGCCGCCATGACCTTTTTCTGGCCCAGCCTGGAGCGTCAGGTGCGTATCGAGGGGCGGGTTGAGCGCGTCAGTGCCGAGGAGTGCGATGCCTACTTCCAGGTACGTCCGCTGGGCAGTCGCTTGGGCGCCTGGGCTTCTCCACAAAGCCGGGTGATCGCTGATCGCGCCGAACTGGAAGGCCTGCTGGCCGAAACTGAGCAACGCTTTCTGGATCGTGCGCCGCATTGCCCGCCGCACTGGGGGGGTTATCGTCTGCTACCAGAGCGCATTGAGTTCTGGCAGGGCCGTTCCAGTCGCCTGCATGATCGCCTCAATTTCCGTCTGCAAGGCTCTACCTGGCTGCGTGAGCGCCTGGCGCCCTGA
- a CDS encoding glycine zipper domain-containing protein, giving the protein MRKSFLLAASFAALALLGGCASSLTGDTYSRDEARTVQTVRMGTIESLRPVKIEGTKTPIGAGAGAVIGGVAGSGVGGGRGSAVAAVIGAVAGGLLGAMTEEGLTRTQGVEITVLEDDGSMRAYVQAVEENQIFRVGERVRIMTVNGTSRVAH; this is encoded by the coding sequence ATGCGTAAATCCTTTTTGTTGGCTGCTTCTTTTGCCGCGCTGGCCCTATTAGGTGGTTGCGCCTCCAGTCTGACTGGCGACACCTATTCGCGTGACGAAGCGCGCACCGTGCAAACCGTACGCATGGGCACCATTGAGTCGCTACGACCGGTGAAAATTGAAGGCACCAAAACTCCGATCGGTGCGGGTGCTGGTGCCGTTATCGGCGGTGTGGCGGGTAGCGGTGTCGGTGGCGGGCGCGGCAGTGCGGTCGCGGCGGTGATCGGTGCGGTGGCCGGTGGCTTGTTGGGCGCGATGACCGAGGAAGGTCTGACCCGTACCCAGGGCGTAGAAATTACCGTGTTGGAAGATGACGGCAGCATGCGCGCATACGTGCAGGCCGTTGAAGAAAACCAGATTTTCCGTGTCGGCGAGCGCGTACGCATCATGACTGTAAATGGCACCAGTCGCGTCGCTCACTGA
- a CDS encoding Na+/H+ antiporter subunit C has protein sequence MEAIFAATLGILTASGVYLLLRARTFPVVLGLTLISYAVNLFLFAMGRLQSGVVTVIGEGAEYADPLPQALVLTAIVIGFAMTAFVVVLALRSVGETQTDHVDGQEPVQ, from the coding sequence ATGGAAGCCATATTTGCTGCGACCCTGGGCATCCTCACCGCCAGTGGTGTGTACCTGTTGCTGCGGGCACGCACGTTCCCAGTGGTGTTGGGGCTGACCTTGATTTCCTATGCGGTCAACCTGTTCCTGTTTGCCATGGGCCGCTTGCAGAGCGGTGTGGTGACGGTGATCGGCGAGGGCGCTGAATACGCGGACCCGCTGCCGCAAGCGCTGGTGCTGACTGCCATCGTCATCGGTTTTGCCATGACCGCCTTTGTGGTGGTGCTGGCGCTGCGTAGCGTTGGCGAAACCCAGACTGATCATGTTGACGGCCAGGAGCCTGTGCAATGA
- a CDS encoding beta-agarase: MKRRLQAGVLLSALLGYGSAAVASEPQELFNFVRPLDAVQVTTQDAELPNRIGEPTPQGEVLRRVTFYPAAQPSLRLTPQSGSWDWSQQTLVSLRVQNAMDWALTLDVQIESSDGQRLNTRIALPAGPAQTLLIPLQAASPRDQGMRAGVPMPWTHKGQRLLLADTVSGALDVSKVSAVTLSMPEPKAAQHILISQFGVTGEQLSAAAYAGIVDRYGQYARADWPGKVKTDEQLQQAVIQEQKQLHGWLAERPAQDKFSGWTGGMPFEASGFFRTEKRDGRWFLVTPEGHPFYSLGVNAVTAQQSATYVEGREAMFADLPQPGDALATYFGQSDSRSDTGANQGRTFASGRWFDFYKANVQRSYGQADPAAWRILSQDRLQAWGFNTLGNWSEPAFGGDTRMPFSIPLSIQGDYATISTGVDWWGAMPDPFDPRFAMATERAVAIASRDHRDNPWLLGYFADNELAWAGPADDPNGRYALGYATLRLSTDVPAKRAFLKLLRDKYRNQNGLSRAWGIELPAWELMEDPGFQAPLPSAEFPAIEKDMQAFLRLYAETYFKTIADSLDWHAPNHLLLGGRFASSIPEAVNACASFCDVLSFNFYTREPQHGYDFAALRQLDKPLMITEFHFGSRDRGPFWGGVAEVYKEEERGPAYAHFLAKALEEPQIVGVHWFQYLDQPVTGRLLDGENGHLGLVGITDRPWDSFVKAVRKANLDVPKVVLKAEAPAPVTATP, from the coding sequence GTGAAACGCAGGCTGCAAGCGGGTGTTCTGTTATCAGCACTACTGGGTTATGGCAGCGCCGCGGTGGCATCAGAGCCGCAGGAGTTATTTAACTTCGTACGGCCACTAGACGCGGTACAGGTCACGACGCAGGACGCCGAGTTGCCCAATCGCATCGGCGAGCCAACGCCACAGGGCGAAGTGCTGCGTCGGGTGACCTTCTATCCCGCCGCGCAGCCGAGCCTGCGGCTGACTCCGCAAAGCGGCAGTTGGGATTGGTCGCAGCAAACTCTGGTCAGCCTGCGTGTACAAAACGCTATGGATTGGGCGTTGACCTTGGATGTGCAGATTGAAAGTAGCGATGGCCAGCGACTCAACACCCGAATCGCCTTGCCTGCCGGTCCTGCGCAAACCCTGTTGATTCCTTTGCAAGCGGCTTCGCCCCGCGATCAGGGTATGCGTGCCGGCGTGCCGATGCCTTGGACGCACAAAGGCCAGCGGTTGCTGCTGGCCGATACGGTCAGCGGCGCGCTGGACGTGAGTAAGGTCAGTGCCGTCACCCTGTCCATGCCCGAACCGAAAGCGGCGCAACATATTCTGATCAGCCAGTTTGGCGTGACCGGCGAGCAGCTTTCGGCAGCAGCCTATGCCGGTATCGTCGACCGTTACGGCCAGTACGCGCGTGCCGACTGGCCGGGCAAGGTCAAGACTGATGAGCAGTTGCAACAAGCCGTGATCCAGGAGCAAAAACAACTGCATGGTTGGTTGGCCGAGCGCCCGGCGCAGGATAAATTTTCCGGCTGGACCGGTGGCATGCCGTTTGAGGCGAGCGGTTTTTTCCGTACTGAGAAACGTGATGGTCGCTGGTTTCTGGTTACGCCTGAAGGGCATCCGTTCTACTCGCTGGGCGTCAACGCAGTAACCGCGCAGCAGAGCGCCACCTATGTTGAGGGGCGCGAGGCGATGTTTGCCGATCTGCCGCAGCCGGGTGACGCGCTGGCGACCTATTTCGGTCAGTCTGATAGCCGTAGCGACACCGGTGCCAATCAGGGGCGCACGTTTGCCAGTGGACGCTGGTTTGATTTCTACAAGGCCAACGTGCAGCGCAGTTATGGTCAAGCTGACCCTGCTGCCTGGCGCATTCTCAGCCAGGACCGCCTGCAAGCCTGGGGTTTCAACACCCTAGGCAATTGGAGCGAGCCTGCGTTTGGTGGTGACACGCGCATGCCGTTCAGTATTCCACTGTCGATTCAAGGTGATTACGCCACCATCAGCACTGGCGTTGACTGGTGGGGCGCGATGCCTGATCCATTCGATCCGCGGTTTGCCATGGCCACCGAGCGCGCGGTGGCGATTGCCTCGCGTGATCACCGTGACAATCCCTGGTTGCTTGGTTATTTCGCCGACAATGAGCTGGCCTGGGCGGGCCCTGCGGATGACCCCAATGGGCGTTACGCCCTGGGGTACGCCACCTTGCGTTTGAGTACCGATGTGCCGGCCAAGCGGGCTTTTCTCAAGTTGCTGCGCGACAAATACCGTAACCAGAATGGCTTGTCGCGAGCCTGGGGGATTGAGCTACCGGCTTGGGAGTTGATGGAAGATCCAGGCTTCCAAGCGCCGTTGCCCAGTGCTGAGTTTCCGGCCATCGAGAAGGACATGCAGGCATTCTTGCGCCTCTATGCCGAGACTTATTTCAAAACCATCGCCGATTCGCTTGACTGGCACGCGCCCAACCACCTGCTGTTGGGTGGCCGGTTTGCCAGCAGCATTCCGGAGGCGGTGAATGCCTGTGCGAGTTTCTGTGATGTGCTGAGCTTCAATTTCTACACCCGCGAACCGCAGCATGGTTATGACTTTGCCGCACTGCGCCAGCTGGACAAGCCGCTGATGATCACCGAGTTCCACTTCGGCTCGCGGGACCGTGGACCGTTCTGGGGCGGTGTGGCTGAGGTCTACAAAGAAGAAGAGCGCGGACCGGCCTATGCGCATTTTCTGGCCAAGGCCCTGGAAGAGCCGCAGATCGTTGGCGTGCACTGGTTCCAATACCTTGATCAACCCGTCACTGGCCGTTTGTTGGATGGTGAGAACGGTCATCTCGGCCTGGTCGGCATCACCGACCGGCCGTGGGACAGCTTCGTCAAAGCCGTGCGCAAAGCCAACTTGGATGTGCCAAAAGTTGTACTTAAGGCAGAGGCCCCTGCGCCCGTCACCGCAACTCCGTGA
- a CDS encoding OmpA family protein produces the protein MLANKTLAIVLCVLISGCSAFEKYTKPAPKVVAMPPPEVTQAWLDVYEPKVREAIKGTHFEFERRENLLVVTAPVQGSFNPDRPHMMLPTTLGPLSRMAKLLESDESIGVLILGHADSSGEVNANRELSQQRARAFTSIFRLSGLKQNRLMVKGLGSDMPRAANDSQQGRALNRRVEILLTSKPTLNALIAKYSQPAPAPATVVAAAKPADGKGTKTVAKIDKPASSQ, from the coding sequence ATGCTCGCCAACAAAACTCTCGCCATCGTCCTGTGTGTACTGATTAGCGGTTGCAGTGCTTTCGAAAAATACACAAAGCCTGCGCCGAAAGTGGTCGCCATGCCGCCCCCGGAAGTGACTCAGGCTTGGTTGGATGTGTATGAGCCGAAGGTGCGTGAAGCGATTAAAGGCACCCATTTTGAGTTTGAGCGCCGTGAAAACCTGTTGGTGGTGACCGCTCCGGTGCAAGGCTCGTTCAACCCGGACCGCCCCCACATGATGCTGCCGACAACCCTGGGGCCATTGAGCCGCATGGCCAAGCTGCTGGAAAGCGATGAAAGCATCGGCGTGTTGATCCTTGGCCACGCTGACAGCAGCGGCGAAGTGAATGCCAACCGTGAGCTGAGCCAACAGCGCGCCCGCGCCTTTACCTCGATTTTTCGCCTGAGCGGTCTCAAACAAAACCGTTTGATGGTCAAAGGCCTGGGTTCTGATATGCCACGTGCGGCCAACGACAGCCAACAAGGTCGTGCACTCAACCGTCGGGTAGAAATACTCCTGACCTCAAAGCCTACCCTGAACGCCCTGATCGCCAAGTACAGCCAGCCGGCGCCGGCGCCCGCCACTGTTGTGGCTGCTGCCAAGCCTGCGGATGGCAAGGGTACAAAAACCGTCGCTAAGATCGATAAGCCCGCCAGCAGCCAATAA
- a CDS encoding monovalent cation/H+ antiporter subunit A, whose amino-acid sequence MTLALIIALPFLGILLPLLAERLGRSACAVAAGLAPLAALVLLLSQQSAVFAGELLKVKLDWLPALGLNLSLRLDGLGFLFALLILGIGLLVIIYARYYLSKKEPMGRFFAFLLLFMGAMLGVVLSENLLLMLMFWELTSLSSFLLIGFWGERSDARKGARMALAVTGGGGLALFAGILLIGHIAGSFELSQVLAAGYAIRAHELYPLALILVLLGVFTKSAQFPFHFWLPHAMAAPTPVSAYLHSATMVKAGVFLLARLYPALAGSEWWFYLVSITGLVTLLVGAGMALFQHDLKGLLAYSTISHLGLITLLFGLDTRLAAVAAVFHIINHATFKASLFMAAGIIDHETGSRDMRRINGMWKYMPHTAVLAMVAASAMAGVPLLNGFLSKEMFFSETLNQHLLGSFNWVIPAAATLAGVFSVAYSLRFIHDVFFNGEPINLPHYPPHEPPRYMKVPVEILVFLCLLVGIVPAYTVAPLLAAAASATLGGELPSYSLAIWHGLNMALLMSFIALFGGILVYVFRQPLFRWYAGLPSVDAKLLFESGVLILIKACTAVTRWLENASLQRYLALLLAAALLVVTQGLSSLPQINGSLAMTRIDGITALGLGMMALAALVTVVFHRQRLVSLLMLSVVGLMVALTFARYSAPDLALTQLSVEVVTIVLLMLALFFLPAHTNIESSSLRGLRDFTLAVGSGVMVAMLVFAVLTRPYDSISAFFLDNSVPGGGGTNVVNVILVDFRGFDTMGEVTVLAIAAVGIFALLDGLRLFQPKVDAQGRNWARDRHPLILATLSRVLLPMALLVSVFIFLRGHNLPGGGFIAGLVTAVALILQYVASGVQWTQSRLPLNYQGMAGLGVLIAGLTGVGSWLFDRPFLTSAFGHFDIPLIGEIELATAMLFDLGVYLTVVGATLLILANLGKLTQEKAVQEVL is encoded by the coding sequence ATGACGCTTGCGCTGATCATCGCCTTGCCATTTCTCGGCATACTTCTGCCTTTGCTGGCTGAGCGGCTAGGGCGCTCGGCCTGTGCAGTGGCAGCCGGGTTGGCGCCACTGGCGGCCTTGGTCCTGCTGCTTTCGCAACAGTCGGCGGTGTTCGCTGGCGAGCTGCTTAAGGTCAAGCTGGACTGGTTGCCAGCCCTGGGCTTGAACCTCAGCCTGCGCCTTGATGGTCTGGGCTTTCTGTTTGCGCTGCTGATTCTCGGCATCGGCTTACTGGTCATAATTTACGCGCGCTATTACCTGTCGAAGAAAGAGCCGATGGGGCGCTTCTTTGCTTTTCTGCTGCTGTTTATGGGCGCCATGCTCGGTGTGGTGCTCTCAGAAAACCTGCTGCTGATGCTGATGTTCTGGGAACTGACCAGCCTGTCGTCATTCCTGCTGATCGGTTTTTGGGGTGAGCGTTCGGATGCGCGTAAAGGCGCGCGCATGGCCCTCGCCGTAACCGGCGGTGGCGGCTTGGCACTGTTTGCCGGGATTTTGCTCATCGGTCATATCGCCGGCAGTTTCGAGTTATCCCAAGTATTGGCCGCGGGTTACGCCATTCGTGCCCATGAGCTGTACCCGTTGGCGCTGATTTTGGTGTTGCTGGGGGTGTTCACCAAGTCGGCGCAGTTTCCATTCCATTTCTGGTTGCCCCATGCAATGGCGGCACCAACGCCGGTATCGGCTTATCTGCACTCGGCGACCATGGTCAAGGCCGGGGTATTTCTGCTGGCGCGGCTGTACCCGGCGTTGGCCGGTTCGGAGTGGTGGTTCTATCTGGTCAGCATCACCGGCTTGGTGACCTTGCTGGTCGGCGCCGGGATGGCGCTGTTTCAGCATGACCTCAAGGGTCTGCTGGCTTATTCGACTATCAGCCACCTGGGGTTGATCACGCTGCTATTCGGCCTGGATACGCGATTGGCTGCTGTGGCTGCGGTGTTCCATATCATCAACCACGCCACTTTCAAGGCGTCGCTGTTTATGGCCGCCGGGATCATCGATCACGAAACCGGCAGCCGCGATATGCGGCGTATCAACGGAATGTGGAAGTACATGCCGCATACGGCCGTATTGGCGATGGTCGCCGCCTCGGCGATGGCCGGGGTGCCATTGCTCAATGGCTTCCTGAGCAAGGAAATGTTCTTCAGTGAAACCCTCAATCAACACCTGCTGGGTAGCTTTAACTGGGTGATCCCGGCGGCGGCGACCTTGGCTGGGGTGTTCTCTGTGGCCTATTCGCTGCGCTTTATCCACGACGTGTTCTTTAACGGTGAGCCGATCAACTTGCCGCACTACCCGCCACATGAACCGCCGCGCTATATGAAAGTGCCGGTGGAGATTCTGGTATTTCTCTGCCTGCTGGTGGGGATTGTGCCGGCCTACACCGTGGCGCCACTGTTGGCGGCGGCGGCCTCGGCAACCCTGGGCGGCGAGCTGCCAAGCTACAGCCTGGCGATATGGCATGGCTTAAACATGGCGTTGCTGATGAGCTTTATCGCCCTGTTTGGTGGGATTTTGGTCTATGTATTTCGTCAGCCCTTATTTCGCTGGTATGCCGGGCTGCCGAGCGTGGATGCCAAATTACTGTTCGAGAGCGGTGTGCTGATTCTGATCAAGGCCTGCACGGCCGTGACCCGCTGGCTGGAGAATGCTTCGCTGCAGCGTTACCTGGCGTTGCTGCTGGCGGCTGCACTTCTGGTCGTTACGCAGGGGTTAAGCTCGTTGCCGCAGATCAACGGGTCGCTGGCCATGACGCGAATCGACGGCATCACCGCCCTGGGTTTGGGCATGATGGCGTTGGCCGCGCTGGTAACGGTGGTTTTCCACCGCCAGCGCTTGGTCTCATTGCTGATGCTCAGCGTGGTCGGGTTGATGGTGGCGCTGACGTTCGCTCGCTACTCAGCGCCCGACCTGGCCCTAACCCAGCTGTCAGTAGAAGTGGTGACCATCGTCTTACTGATGCTTGCGCTGTTCTTTCTGCCAGCGCATACCAACATTGAATCCAGCAGCCTGCGTGGCCTGCGTGACTTCACCCTGGCGGTGGGCAGCGGGGTGATGGTGGCGATGTTGGTGTTTGCGGTGCTGACGCGGCCATATGACAGCATTTCCGCGTTCTTCCTGGATAACAGCGTACCGGGTGGCGGCGGCACTAACGTGGTCAATGTGATTCTGGTGGACTTCCGTGGCTTCGATACCATGGGCGAGGTCACCGTGTTGGCGATTGCTGCGGTCGGCATCTTTGCGTTGCTCGACGGCTTGCGCCTGTTCCAACCCAAAGTCGATGCACAGGGCCGTAACTGGGCCCGTGACCGTCATCCGCTGATCCTCGCCACCCTGTCGCGCGTGCTGTTGCCGATGGCGTTGCTGGTTTCGGTGTTTATCTTCCTGCGCGGCCACAACCTACCCGGCGGCGGCTTTATCGCGGGCCTGGTCACGGCCGTGGCGTTGATCCTGCAATACGTCGCCAGCGGTGTGCAGTGGACGCAATCGCGGCTGCCGCTCAACTACCAAGGCATGGCGGGGCTCGGCGTATTGATTGCGGGCTTAACCGGGGTTGGCAGCTGGTTGTTTGATCGACCGTTCCTGACTTCGGCTTTCGGCCATTTCGACATTCCGCTGATCGGTGAAATCGAGCTGGCGACCGCCATGCTGTTTGACCTCGGCGTGTACCTGACGGTGGTCGGCGCGACCCTGCTGATTCTCGCCAACCTGGGCAAGCTGACCCAGGAAAAAGCTGTTCAAGAGGTGCTCTGA
- a CDS encoding monovalent cation/H+ antiporter subunit D, whose product MNHGLILPILLPMFAGSLLLLGAGLSMRFKRCVSLLATLSLLPLSGYLLWLADHDVLQVYAAGNWAAPFGIILLLDRLSALLLVVTAVLGSFALLYAVRGDDERGQSFHALFQFQLMGINGAFLTGDLFNLFVFFEILLIASYSLLLHGGGVERVRAGLHYVVLNLVGSAFFLLAVGVLYGITGTLNMADMAIRVAAAGPDDAALLGAAGLLLLVVFGLKAAFMPLYFWLPKAYASANAPVAALFAVMTKVGLYSIIRVYTLIFGDDAGTLANMANDWLWPIALLTLALGVIGALAAVSLQGLLAYLVVVSVGTLLAGIAIGTEQALAAALYYLVHSTWVAGGLFLLADLIARQRGAKQALLVQGPALQNPHVLSALFFFSAIAVAGLPPLSGFIGKLLLLRSLEPGLQALLLWPVVLGGSLLTLIALSRAGSMLFWRVGLSQLDSAELDYGRLLACTGLLALSLVLMLFAAPLLSYVEATASQLHDLALYRQIIESGAVR is encoded by the coding sequence ATGAATCATGGCTTGATCTTGCCCATCCTGTTGCCAATGTTTGCTGGCAGCCTGTTGCTGCTGGGGGCTGGCTTGAGCATGCGGTTCAAGCGCTGCGTGTCGCTGTTGGCTACCTTGTCACTGTTACCGCTGAGCGGCTACTTGCTGTGGCTGGCTGACCACGATGTGCTGCAGGTGTATGCCGCCGGTAATTGGGCCGCGCCCTTCGGCATCATCTTGTTATTGGATCGTCTCAGCGCTTTGTTGCTAGTGGTCACTGCAGTGCTGGGCAGCTTTGCCTTGCTGTATGCGGTGCGCGGCGATGATGAGCGCGGGCAGAGTTTTCACGCGTTATTCCAGTTCCAGCTGATGGGCATCAATGGCGCCTTTCTGACGGGTGATCTGTTCAACCTGTTTGTGTTCTTTGAAATCCTTTTGATCGCGTCCTACTCGCTGCTGCTGCATGGCGGTGGGGTCGAGCGGGTGCGCGCGGGGCTGCATTATGTGGTGCTGAACCTGGTCGGTTCGGCGTTCTTCCTGCTCGCCGTGGGCGTGTTGTATGGCATCACCGGCACCCTGAATATGGCTGATATGGCCATCCGGGTAGCTGCCGCGGGGCCTGATGATGCGGCACTGTTGGGCGCTGCCGGCCTACTGTTGTTGGTGGTGTTCGGCCTCAAGGCCGCATTTATGCCGCTGTATTTCTGGTTGCCTAAGGCCTATGCCTCGGCCAATGCGCCGGTCGCTGCGCTGTTTGCGGTGATGACCAAGGTCGGGCTGTATTCGATCATTCGCGTGTACACGCTGATCTTTGGTGATGATGCCGGCACATTGGCCAATATGGCCAACGACTGGCTCTGGCCGATTGCCCTGCTGACCCTGGCGCTTGGGGTGATCGGTGCGCTGGCGGCGGTCAGCTTGCAAGGGCTGTTGGCCTATCTGGTGGTGGTGTCTGTGGGCACGTTGCTCGCCGGTATTGCCATCGGCACCGAACAAGCCTTGGCCGCGGCCCTGTATTACTTGGTGCACAGCACGTGGGTGGCCGGTGGTTTGTTCTTGCTGGCTGATCTGATTGCCCGCCAGCGCGGCGCCAAGCAGGCGTTGTTGGTGCAGGGGCCGGCGCTGCAGAACCCGCACGTGCTCAGTGCGCTGTTCTTTTTTAGCGCGATTGCGGTGGCGGGTTTACCGCCGCTCTCCGGGTTTATCGGCAAGCTGCTGTTGCTGCGTTCACTGGAGCCGGGGCTGCAAGCGTTGCTGTTATGGCCAGTCGTGCTGGGCGGTAGCCTGCTGACTCTAATTGCCCTGAGTCGCGCCGGTAGCATGTTGTTCTGGCGAGTGGGTTTGAGCCAACTGGACAGCGCCGAACTGGATTACGGTCGGCTGTTGGCCTGCACAGGGCTGCTCGCGCTCAGCTTGGTATTGATGCTGTTCGCCGCGCCGCTGTTGAGTTATGTCGAGGCTACGGCCAGCCAGTTGCATGACCTGGCGCTGTACCGGCAGATCATCGAATCGGGAGCTGTACGATGA
- a CDS encoding serine hydrolase domain-containing protein codes for MQIQGYFDLKFEALRDAFAALFDEPQERGMALCVQVGGETVVDLWAGVADKEGQQAWHSDTILNLFSCTKTFTAVTALQLVGEGKLELDAPVARYWPEFAAAGKDKITLRHLLSHQAGLPALRQMLPAEALYDWQAMTTALAAEQPWWALGDGHGYAPITYGWLVGEVLRRVEGCGPGESIVARTAKPLGLDFHVGLADEEFDRVAIISRGKGNFGDAAAQRLLKTMMSEPAAMSTRAFTNPPSIMTSTNKPEWRRMQQPAANGHGNARSLAGFYSGLLDGQLLESELLAELTREHAVGEDKTLLTRTRFGLGCMLDQPEVANATYGMGPRAFGHPGAGGSIGFADPERDVAFGFVTNNLGPFVLMDPRAQKLARLLADCL; via the coding sequence GTGCAGATACAGGGTTACTTTGATCTCAAATTCGAAGCATTGAGAGACGCGTTTGCGGCGTTGTTTGATGAACCGCAGGAACGCGGCATGGCGCTGTGCGTGCAGGTTGGTGGCGAAACCGTGGTGGACCTGTGGGCCGGCGTGGCTGACAAGGAGGGTCAGCAGGCTTGGCACAGCGACACCATCCTCAATCTGTTCTCATGCACCAAGACTTTTACAGCGGTCACCGCTCTTCAGCTGGTGGGTGAAGGCAAGCTTGAGCTGGATGCACCGGTGGCGCGCTACTGGCCGGAGTTCGCTGCGGCCGGCAAGGACAAGATCACCCTGCGTCATTTGCTCAGCCATCAAGCCGGTCTGCCTGCCTTGCGCCAGATGTTGCCAGCCGAGGCCCTGTATGACTGGCAGGCCATGACCACGGCGCTGGCCGCTGAACAGCCCTGGTGGGCTTTGGGTGATGGCCATGGTTATGCGCCTATCACTTACGGTTGGCTAGTGGGTGAAGTGTTGCGCCGTGTCGAAGGGTGCGGGCCGGGCGAATCTATCGTCGCGCGCACAGCCAAGCCGCTGGGGCTGGACTTTCATGTTGGCCTGGCCGATGAAGAGTTCGACCGGGTGGCGATCATCTCCCGTGGCAAGGGTAACTTCGGCGACGCGGCAGCCCAGCGCCTGCTCAAAACCATGATGAGTGAGCCAGCGGCCATGAGTACCCGGGCTTTCACCAACCCACCATCGATCATGACCAGTACCAACAAGCCTGAATGGCGGCGCATGCAGCAGCCGGCGGCTAACGGGCATGGCAACGCGCGCAGCCTGGCAGGTTTTTATAGCGGCTTGCTGGACGGCCAACTGCTGGAGAGCGAGTTGCTGGCCGAGTTGACCCGTGAACATGCGGTGGGCGAGGACAAGACGCTGCTGACCCGTACCCGTTTCGGTTTGGGGTGCATGCTTGACCAGCCTGAGGTCGCCAACGCCACCTATGGCATGGGGCCGCGTGCTTTTGGTCATCCTGGTGCCGGCGGTTCCATTGGTTTTGCCGACCCGGAACGGGATGTGGCCTTCGGGTTTGTCACCAACAACCTAGGACCGTTCGTCTTGATGGACCCTCGTGCGCAGAAACTTGCGCGTCTATTGGCTGATTGTTTATAG